One genomic region from Calditrichota bacterium encodes:
- a CDS encoding metallophosphoesterase encodes MKKFFFIFVFVLFIAPTFIFSKTLSGTVFHDLNKNQKLDAGEPGIPGVMVSNQKDVVATDENGHYKIKVSDETIIFISKPAGWMTPVNENNIPQFYYIHQPKGSPKLKHAGIPPTGTLPDKLNFPLYKDEESGNFSAIIFGDPQSRNEKEIGYLRDDVITEMVGTDAKFMLVLGDIVFDNLKIYDKQNAVLAQVGIPVYYLPGNHDENYDAKGDHYSNETYKKYYGPNYYSFDYGKVHFVALDDVYYLGKDEKGHVHYKGLIGEKQLAWVKNDLAHVSNDKLVVVAMHIPLYYGDGINQGLNVTDREKLFTLLYPRKHLLALAGHMHIIEHYFLDEKMGWQGSEPLHEMLCAAGCGAWWSGPKDYRGIPLATEEDGTPNGYHIFTFSDANYSEKFKPASKPATEQMRISYPRGVMNSDSLRYKKIIVNVYDGSEKSVTQFSLDNAPWLKMTREKFKDPYFDLLYSLPQKNTPSWINPKAASHIWTAPLPEDLPKGIHKIIVKTSDQFGNSYQAARIFEVK; translated from the coding sequence ATGAAAAAATTCTTTTTCATCTTCGTTTTTGTACTTTTTATCGCTCCAACTTTTATTTTTTCCAAAACCCTCTCCGGCACTGTTTTTCACGATCTCAATAAAAATCAGAAACTCGATGCCGGCGAACCGGGCATCCCCGGCGTGATGGTTTCCAACCAAAAAGATGTTGTGGCAACCGATGAAAATGGTCATTACAAAATTAAAGTTTCGGACGAGACAATCATTTTCATTAGCAAACCTGCCGGCTGGATGACACCGGTGAATGAAAATAACATTCCGCAATTTTATTACATTCATCAACCGAAAGGCTCTCCGAAGCTCAAACATGCCGGGATCCCACCGACCGGGACATTGCCGGACAAACTCAATTTCCCACTTTACAAAGATGAAGAATCCGGCAATTTTTCGGCGATCATTTTCGGCGACCCGCAATCGCGAAATGAAAAAGAAATCGGTTATCTCCGCGATGACGTTATCACGGAAATGGTCGGTACCGACGCAAAATTCATGCTCGTGCTCGGCGACATTGTTTTTGATAATTTAAAAATTTACGACAAACAAAACGCTGTGCTGGCGCAGGTGGGCATTCCGGTCTATTATCTTCCCGGCAATCACGACGAAAACTACGACGCCAAAGGCGATCACTATTCCAATGAAACCTACAAAAAATATTATGGCCCTAATTATTATTCTTTTGACTACGGCAAAGTCCACTTCGTCGCGCTCGATGATGTTTATTATCTGGGCAAAGATGAGAAAGGTCATGTCCATTACAAAGGTCTCATCGGCGAGAAACAACTCGCATGGGTGAAAAATGACCTGGCTCATGTTTCAAACGACAAATTAGTCGTTGTTGCCATGCACATTCCTCTCTATTACGGAGACGGAATCAATCAGGGGCTCAATGTTACGGACAGAGAAAAATTATTCACATTGCTCTACCCGCGAAAACATCTGCTGGCTCTGGCGGGACACATGCACATCATCGAACATTATTTTCTCGATGAAAAGATGGGCTGGCAGGGTAGCGAACCGTTGCACGAAATGCTCTGTGCTGCCGGCTGCGGCGCCTGGTGGAGCGGGCCTAAAGATTATCGTGGCATTCCTCTCGCCACCGAGGAAGACGGCACTCCGAACGGGTATCACATTTTCACTTTTTCCGATGCGAACTATTCGGAAAAATTCAAACCGGCAAGTAAACCGGCGACCGAACAAATGCGAATTTCATACCCCCGCGGCGTCATGAACTCTGACAGTTTGCGGTACAAAAAAATTATCGTCAATGTTTACGATGGCAGCGAAAAATCTGTGACGCAATTTTCTCTGGACAACGCGCCGTGGCTGAAGATGACGCGCGAGAAGTTCAAAGATCCCTATTTTGACTTACTCTATTCTCTGCCGCAGAAAAACACGCCGTCATGGATCAATCCCAAAGCCGCCAGCCACATCTGGACGGCTCCCCTGCCGGAAGATTTGCCAAAAGGAATTCACAAAATTATCGTAAAAACTTCAGACCAATTTGGCAATTCTTATCAGGCAGCCAGAATTTTTGAAGTCAAATAG
- a CDS encoding response regulator transcription factor, with product MKDAKIKGSKILLVEDEEALAVGLEFNLTEEGYSVVRAEDGKKALELFEKQEFDLIILDIMLPYYDGFEVARIIREKSPQIPILMLTAKSAPEDLVHGLALGADDYLTKPFHLEELLARVKGMLRRKMWYKGISDIRSIFRFGENEVNFENFSARNKNGSFKLTMHEAMLLKYLIENKNKIVSRQELLKNVWNITSQIDTRTVDNFIARLRKYFEPDAANPIYFKSVRSAGYMFSDDQ from the coding sequence ATGAAAGATGCAAAAATCAAAGGAAGCAAAATTTTATTAGTCGAAGACGAAGAAGCGCTGGCTGTGGGTCTGGAATTTAATTTGACGGAGGAAGGCTATTCCGTAGTCAGAGCCGAAGATGGGAAAAAAGCGCTTGAACTTTTCGAAAAGCAGGAGTTCGACCTGATAATCCTGGACATCATGCTGCCGTACTACGACGGTTTCGAAGTTGCCAGGATTATTCGGGAAAAATCACCGCAAATTCCCATTCTGATGCTCACAGCAAAATCTGCGCCGGAAGACCTGGTGCACGGGCTGGCGCTTGGCGCGGACGATTATTTGACAAAGCCGTTTCATCTCGAAGAACTGCTGGCGCGTGTCAAAGGTATGCTCAGGCGCAAAATGTGGTACAAAGGTATTTCTGACATTCGCTCTATCTTCCGTTTTGGCGAGAACGAAGTGAATTTTGAGAATTTCAGCGCGCGCAACAAAAACGGTTCTTTCAAACTGACTATGCACGAAGCCATGCTGTTGAAATATTTGATTGAAAATAAAAATAAAATCGTTTCGCGACAAGAATTGTTAAAAAATGTCTGGAACATCACTTCTCAAATCGACACGAGGACAGTGGACAATTTTATCGCCCGGCTGCGAAAATATTTTGAACCAGACGCGGCGAACCCGATCTATTTCAAAAGTGTCCGCAGCGCCGGTTACATGTTTAGCGACGATCAGTGA
- a CDS encoding HAMP domain-containing histidine kinase — MKNWKFYLHPMAIFIVAQLAWLSLVGMWIYWYTSNYIIFEKVGSKISPQIISRTANIIVLVIGLILLVAILAGMYLIFIYLNRQISLTKLYDNFISNVTHELKSPLASIQLYLETMKIRKIPAEKQQEFIDLMIADAERLQNLINSILKLSSLESRKSAYFYQIFDADSLIKSLIAESIEQLKIPLNSVLVKGAAPCKCAADSDALKIVFNILVDNANKYSRGKLQLTINYFCTSKNIVIEFIDEGIGISHENQKKIFKKFQRIYHPNTPNVKGTGLGLYLAREILRHHGGKISVFSEGENKGATFQLQLPIFPKSKKRYLQNLLKISKTNNDLEI; from the coding sequence ATGAAAAACTGGAAATTTTATCTGCATCCCATGGCAATTTTCATCGTCGCGCAATTGGCATGGCTTTCCCTCGTAGGGATGTGGATTTATTGGTACACATCAAATTACATCATTTTTGAAAAAGTCGGCAGCAAAATTTCTCCGCAAATTATTTCCAGAACGGCGAACATTATCGTGCTGGTCATCGGATTAATTTTGCTCGTGGCGATACTGGCGGGCATGTATTTAATTTTTATCTATCTGAACCGCCAGATCAGTCTCACAAAACTTTACGACAATTTCATCAGCAATGTCACGCACGAACTAAAATCGCCGCTGGCTTCGATTCAGTTGTATTTGGAAACCATGAAAATAAGAAAAATTCCGGCGGAGAAGCAACAAGAATTCATCGATCTGATGATTGCCGATGCCGAGCGGCTGCAAAATTTGATCAATTCTATTTTGAAATTATCTTCGCTGGAATCCCGTAAAAGCGCCTATTTTTATCAAATTTTTGACGCTGATTCTTTGATCAAATCCCTGATCGCCGAATCCATCGAGCAGTTAAAAATACCTTTGAACTCGGTCCTCGTCAAAGGCGCAGCTCCCTGCAAGTGTGCCGCTGACAGTGATGCTTTGAAAATTGTGTTCAACATCTTGGTTGATAATGCCAACAAATATAGCCGGGGCAAATTGCAATTAACGATAAATTATTTTTGCACCTCAAAAAATATCGTTATTGAATTCATTGACGAAGGCATTGGTATCTCCCATGAAAATCAGAAAAAAATTTTCAAAAAATTTCAACGAATTTACCACCCAAATACACCGAATGTCAAAGGCACTGGTTTGGGGCTTTATCTGGCGAGAGAAATTTTGCGGCACCACGGCGGCAAAATTTCCGTGTTCAGCGAAGGCGAAAATAAAGGCGCCACTTTTCAACTGCAACTACCGATTTTTCCTAAATCAAAAAAACGCTATTTACAAAATCTGTTAAAAATTTCAAAAACAAATAACGATCTCGAGATTTAG
- a CDS encoding nitronate monooxygenase has product MKLPKLKIGNLTAEIPIVQGGMGVRISLSGLASAVANQGGIGTISSIALGDINVRGKEYERVSCEALTREIHKAKMMTKGALAVNVMEALSNAADLIKTAVKEGIKMIVVGAGLPLRLPRLVPDESVSLVPIVSSGRAAGLILRSWDKHFGRVADGFVLEGPLAGGHLGFSNEQLDHIENYPLDKLLAEVLEAIKPYEDKYGQKIPIIVGGGIYTGRDIARMLQLGASGVQMGTRFVATNECDASLEFKQAYVDAHEEDIVIMKSPVGLPGRAIRNPFLKGVEQKASARIKCPYHCLSACKADKAKYCIAKALLNSWSGDTENGLIFCGQNAYRVKKIVSVKELFDELVGELKIALRTSEPELEMVAA; this is encoded by the coding sequence ATGAAACTTCCCAAATTAAAAATCGGCAATCTCACTGCGGAAATTCCCATTGTCCAGGGCGGCATGGGAGTGCGCATCTCACTATCTGGTCTGGCGTCTGCTGTCGCAAATCAGGGGGGAATCGGAACAATTTCCAGTATCGCGCTGGGAGATATCAACGTTCGGGGTAAAGAATACGAGAGAGTCTCCTGCGAGGCACTCACCAGAGAAATTCACAAGGCAAAAATGATGACTAAAGGCGCGCTGGCAGTAAACGTCATGGAGGCGCTCAGCAATGCCGCCGATCTCATCAAAACAGCGGTCAAAGAGGGCATAAAAATGATTGTTGTCGGCGCCGGACTGCCGCTGCGGCTGCCGCGTCTGGTTCCGGACGAGTCTGTAAGTCTGGTTCCGATTGTGAGTTCCGGCCGTGCGGCTGGCTTGATTTTGCGCAGTTGGGACAAACACTTCGGCAGAGTCGCCGACGGCTTTGTGCTGGAAGGTCCTCTGGCAGGCGGACATCTTGGTTTTTCCAATGAGCAGTTGGATCACATCGAAAATTACCCGCTGGATAAATTATTAGCGGAAGTGCTGGAAGCGATCAAACCTTACGAAGATAAATACGGACAAAAGATTCCCATCATCGTCGGGGGCGGAATTTACACGGGAAGAGATATTGCCCGCATGTTGCAACTCGGCGCTTCCGGGGTACAAATGGGAACTCGTTTTGTCGCTACAAATGAGTGCGATGCATCGCTGGAATTCAAGCAGGCTTACGTCGACGCTCACGAAGAAGATATTGTGATCATGAAGAGTCCGGTCGGTTTGCCGGGCAGAGCCATTCGGAATCCGTTTTTGAAAGGTGTCGAACAAAAGGCATCGGCAAGAATAAAGTGCCCCTATCATTGTTTGTCCGCCTGCAAAGCCGACAAAGCAAAATACTGCATCGCCAAAGCCCTGCTGAATTCCTGGTCCGGCGACACAGAAAATGGACTCATTTTCTGCGGTCAAAATGCGTATCGCGTCAAAAAGATTGTTTCCGTAAAAGAATTATTTGACGAATTGGTCGGCGAGCTAAAAATCGCATTAAGAACTTCGGAGCCGGAATTAGAGATGGTTGCGGCTTGA